The sequence gcttCCCCCCAAACTTCTTCCAAGCTAACTAGGATATCATTGGAGAAGACATTGTTAAAATGGTGCATCACTTCTTCATGTATGGTCATACTATAAAATAAATGAATGCAACCTTCAAATCTCTCATACCCAAAGTAGAAAACCCCACTTTCCCAAGTCATTTCAGACCTATCAGTCTCTGTAATACCACCTATAAAATCATTTCCAAGCTCTTAGCCCAGAGAATGAAACCCTTTATAAACAAAATTATATCCCCTTACCAATCTACTTTCATACCTGAAAGACAAATCTATGTCAATATTGCTATAGATCATGAACTTATACACTCTATGAGATCCAAAAGAGGCACCAAAGGTGAGAATGGGAGTATATTAATAAAGATTGACATGGAAAAAGCCTTTGACATAGTAGACTGGAACTTCCTCAACACCATCATGACAAAGATGGGTTTCAATGAACAATTGTGCAACAAAATTATGCAATGTATCACCACCACTACTTCTATTGTCCTTATCAATGGCTCACCAGACTCTTTTTTCAACCCTTCAAAAGGATTAAGTCAAGGAGATCCCCTATCCACTTACCTCTTTCTTTTCTGCATGGAAGCTCTCTCAAGAACACTTATTCATGCTGAGGATTTAGGTATCATTACTGGAATAAAAATATGTGGAAGTGCACCCTCCATCAATCATCTTCTATTTGCTGATGATTGCATGGTCTTCTGCAAAGCAAACAAAGTAGAAGCTCAAAATCTCATGGATATCCtcaatatttttggagaaacttATGGAAAACTTATTAATTTCAACAAATCAGGAGTGTTCTTCAGCAAAAACACTGATCCAAACCTCTTCTCTGCCATCAGCAACACCATGGGAGTTCAAGTCCTGCAACTGGATGACAAATACCTAGGTTCTCCTCTATTTACTCACATAAGCAAAATCAAGTCTCTAAAGCCAGTAatggataaactaaaactgagacTATCTAGCTGGAAAAATGTGCCTCTAAATCCTGCTGGCAGGGAAGTTCTAATCAAAACTGTTACTTCTACAGCTAGTATTTATCAAATGAATTGCTTCGGAATTCCTAAACAAACTTTCCAGGACTTAAACAAGCTGCAAAGAGATTTCTTCTGGGGGAAAAATATGGAAAACCCAAGAGGATACTACCCAAATGCTTGGACAGCAATATGCAAACCAAAAGATATGGGGGGCTTAGCTTTATGAATATGGATCTTTTCAACATTTCCATGATCACAAAAATTGGTTGGAGACTTGAACAAGAAAAAGATCACTCTGGTACCAACTGATGGatgcaaatatcttctaggaaGAAATGTTCTAAATATGGATACAAAAGCAAAATCTAGAGattcttggatctggaaaggaaTTCTTAAAGGAATACAAAATATACAACAACATTGTAACTGGAAGATAGGTAATGGAATGAAAAATCAACATTTGGGAAGATTATTGGTTACCCAACTCTACATCTAAGCTTCTCAAACCCAATCACTGTCCACCACAAATTGAGCTGCTGTCTCACCTCATGCATCATGATGGAAGATGGACTACCCAACTCATCAACCatattttcaataaaaatattGCTCAAGCCATACTGGATCTCAACACCAACCCAGGGAAGAAGATTCAATACAATGGAACTTAAATGAAACTGGAAAGTTCTCTGTCAAAGCTCTATACAAGGCAAATATAGAATATCTGTACAGAGATGATACTAGTAACAGAAATTGGGAGGCTATCTGGAGATTGGATACTGCTCCAACTATTAATATATTTCTCTGGAAATGTATCAATGGCTCTCTCAAGAACACTTATTCATGCTGAGGATTTAGGTATCATTACTGGAATAAAAATATGTGGAGGTGCACCCTCCATCAATCATCTTCTATTTGCTGATGATTGCATGGTCTTCTGCAAAGCAAACAAAGTAGAAGCTCAAAATCTCATGGACATCCtcaatatttttggagaaacttATGGAAAACTTATTAATTTCAACAAATCAGGAGTGTTCTTCAGCAAAAACACTGATCCAAACCTCTTCTCTGCCATCAGCAACACCATGGGAGTTCAAGTTCTGCAACTGGATGACAAATACCTAGGTTCTCCTCTATTTACTCACATAAGCAAAATCAAGTCTCTAAAGCCAGTAatggataaactaaaactgagacTATCTAGCTGGAAAAATGTGCCTCTAAATCCTGCTGGCAGGGAAGTTCTAATCAAAACTGTTACTTATACAGCTAGTATTTATCAAATGAATTGCTTCGGAATTCCTAAACAAACTTTCCAGGACTTAAACAAGCTGCAAAGAGATTTCTTCTGGGGGGGAAAATCTGGAAAATCCAAGAGGATACTACTCAAATGCTTGGACAGCAATATGCAAACCAAAAGATATGGGGGGCTTAGGCTTTATGAATATGGATCTTTTCAACATTTCCATGATCAAAAAAATTGGTTGGAGACTTGAACAAGAAAAAGATCACTCTGGTACCAACTGATGGatgcaaatatcttctaggaaGAAATGTTCTAAATATGGATACAAAAGCAAAATCTAGAGattcttggatctggaaaggaaTTCTTGAAGGAATACAGAATATACAACAACATTATAACTGGAAGATAGGTAATTGAATGAAAAATCAACATTCGGGAAGATTATTGGTTACCCAAATCAACACCTAAGCTTCTCAAACCCAATCACTGTCCACCACAAATTGAGTTGCTGTCTCACCTCATGCATCATGATGGAAGCTGGAATACCCAACTCATCAACCatattttcaataaaaatattGCTCAAGCCATACTGGATCTCAACACCAACCCAGGGAAGAAGATTCAATACAATGGAACTTAAATGAAACTGGAAAGTTCTCTGTCAAAGCTCTATACAAGGCAAATATAGAATATTTGTACAGAGATGATACCAGTAACAGAAATTGGGAGGTTATCTGGAGATTGGATACTGCTCCAGCTATTAATATATTTCTCTGGAAATGTGTCCATGAAATCCTTCCCACCAATGCAAAGACTGCAAGCATTCTGCACTATATTGATCATATCTGTCAAGTTTGCAGTAGTGGAGAGGAAACCATGACACATGTCTTCTTAAACTGCCCTACTGCTGCTGTAGTGTGGCATGAAATCATTGGAACAAACCATGGAAATTTTTACAACAACACAAACTTTATGGATTAGTTTAACTCCTGGTTTGATACTGGAGCTATTACTGGAAAAACAATCCTATATGCTACTAAATGCTGGTACATCTGGAAAGCTAGGTGTGACCTGGTTTTCAATCACATAAAACCAAATGCTAAGCACAGTTCTCAGTCTATTCAGCAATATCTATGTGATTATAACAGAGTGCACAACTTACCTACTCATCCTCTCAATGGTCTCTTCCCCAACAACAATGGTACTTACATTGAGTCAGCCATTCAAATTCCTTATGATCTAAACCACTCCACAAGAGTTTGGTTTTATCATAAGGATATGCACTATAAATAACCCTGAGAACCTCAAATATTTCTCTGCACTAACTATTTTTGATGCTGCAGGAAACAACATTGATAGCAGAGGATACTCAGGCCACTCTGGAGGTTGGGGAGAAACATGAGGTACATATCTAACTTTCAGCAGGGCCAAGGAAAAGCACCACATGAACATTGAAGTACAAGCTGAATCAAAGGAAATTTTGTTAAGATTTCACTATCTATATCATCAAGCAATTCAAGGAAGGTTCAATCCCAGTTACTATGACAATCCAAGAAACAATGCTGAAGATAATAGCTCAAGAATTAAGCCTATCTCTTTTGTGTTAAATAGTCTTAAGTTAATCCACATACTTCAAAACTTGGAAACACTTAATTTAGCAATTTTATGTAAGAACAATGAGAGCAGGCTTAATATAAGTACTGCTACTCCGTGGTATGGCCCTTAATTCTTTTTCTTAAggttttttctataaaaaaaataaaaaatagtaagAATGCACACTGATTTCTTGTAATTGTTGGAAGTTGTAAATAGGTGGAGAAAAGATGGTCGTAGAGATAGTGGTGAAGTCATGACCGCTGTGTTGGGGAGCACCATCAGTTACGTTTGACCATTACTTATAGTGGGATTTCTGGTAATCCCACTGCTGATTACCTGTTCGTCATAAATATCTTGCTACATCGTACGTTGTTGTAAGCCTTCCGGCCAATACCTGAATGAGAACCCCAATGTGATATAGCTCATGTCTCGTAGAAAACAGTTTAGTCATGGACTACTATTCATTAAGTCAAGATAAAGAATTGTTGAGAGACTAAATGACTCGTTGAGAGACTGAATGACTCGGTGATACCGAATGACTGATTGATACCGAATGACTCATTGAGATCAAGTATCCTAACTACGTATTTAATTAAGTCTATCGATCGAAAATATGTCagtcacttcttttcttcaaatTGAAGCTAGACTGGAAAGGAAAATTAAGTTCTCAGGAAATTAGATACTAAGCGAATAAAACACACTGGCATCTAACTTGTCAGACCAGCGTCATCTGACTCGCAATGCTCTTTGGTTACGCAAATAGTCACTGTCACCAAACGTATATATGACAGTAAGCACGGACGACACATTGGTGGTAGATATTTTGTACATACTGGTATGTGGAAATTAACCACTGGAGATCTACTGCCACGCGTTTGTGTTGTTTGCTTCAAAACTTGGTATCTCTTATCTTTAATTTCCAGCAGATTAAACAGCATCCATGGAAACAAATTAAGACCTAGACAAAGACTGAGACAGAACTGCAGCGAATATTACAAATTAAGATCTCGACGAAGACTGAGACAAAACTGCATGGATTAGTCTACTACTCTACTGGATGTGCACCCATGCTTTACACGATTTTTCATAGTATTAGCCATTTTGTCCCTTCATCATGTTTCACTTCATTAAATGCAAATACAGTACTTATCATTAAATGCAAATACAGTACTAATCATTAAATGTAGATATAGTCACTTCATGTTTCCCTTTTGTAGTGCCTTTTTCTGGCAGTGTCAAACAGTACCACTTCTGGTGCATTAAATGCAGATACAGTACGTATTAAGTTCATAAGATGTGGACTATTCAAAATATAATCATTGGTGCTGCATCCAAACTTAAATCATATACTTTTTTGAAACCTGCAAAGCAAAAAAGATCAAGCCTACTTTCCCCACTCAATGATTAGTACTGTATTTGCATAAATCTGTGAACTCTCATTCAGAAACTTAACGAGGCATTAATGGTAGCTAGTACATGCTCATCAAATACACTACTGAATACAAATGCAAAACTTAAGAATCCTAATACACGGTGATTTAGTCCCGTTACCCATAATTACTTAATATTTTCTATTGTTTTGTTAGATAATAGTTTACCTGTTGCATCGAGATTGCACTGAACGGAGGACCACCTTATCCCTGTAGAAGATAATTGTATACCCCATCTCTGCATGCATGCAGTACCTCTAATGATGTCCATGTAGAAGATAAGGTATATGAAGCCCTAAGGTATGCACTCTATATAAAGATAAAAAACTCTCCCAAGGATATACAAGTAAAGTAGTTGTGCTTTCATCTTATCAGTGACGATGACGATAATTAGGAGACGATCTCCAATGTTCTTTACTGGTTCTAGTGTCTTTGCAGTATTCACTATATGCCTCATTGCTGGTACAGGTATACATATTTTCTATTTGAGATTTCTTTAAGTGCCATGCACTACATTATGTCATTATTCATACTATATTATTGCGCGTACGTTTGTAGAGATGGCAGCAGCATGGAAAAGGGATATGTGCGTTGATGGGGATGTATACCTCGACTCACAGAATGGACGTAAAGAGAAAATGGATTGCAAATTTTGTGAGAAGTGGTGTATGGACGAATGTTCCGACATGGATCTTCCAGCTGTCTCATATGGGTGTCGTGATGGTGGTGACATGAGATGTAAGTGTTGCTGTGGAAAATCATCACCACTCTCCGACCCTCCTACACCGCCAACCCTTCTTCCACTATCCCTAAACGATTTTGAAGGCGCATGGCCACATGATTATGATATATGCAAACCACAAGAACaagaaaaatatctaaagatTAAACACCCACATGGAAGGCATTGCCTTAAGAGACCTGAATGCGAGGAACGTTGCCAGAAAGAGGGGCTTTGGATGACAAGGGCAGAGTGCGGAGCAGGTGGTCGCGCTTATCCTGACCCTAGTTATGAATGGTATGAGCAGTGTTGTTGTGGGAAGTCCAAACCACCGCCTCCGCCGCTGCCGCTGCCGCCTCCGCCTccacctcctccaccaccaccacctacaccTACACCTACACCTACACCTACACCTACACCTACACCTACACCTATACATTCACCACCACCGCCTCCACCATCGCCTTCGCCTCTGCCCCCGTCTCCACCTCCTCCACCTCTTCAATCGTGCACAGATATGTCTTTTTCAGATCTCTGCGAATGTTGTCTTGCAACACAACCTAAACCTTCACCTCAATCTCCATCTCCAACACAACCCATACCTACACCTCCACCTTCATCTCAAACTCCACCTCCAACACCACCCGTACCTACACCTCCGCCTTCATCTCAAACCCCAACACCACCCGTACCTACATCTCCACCTTCATCTCCATCTCCATATCTACCCTCATCTCCGTCCCCAACACCACCCGTCCCTACATCTCCAtcttcatctccatctccatctttaCCTTCATCTCCACCCCAATCTTTACCTTCACCTTCATctccgtctccatctccacctcCATCTCCATCCCTACCTTTACCATCATCACCCCCACCAACTCCAAAGAATATGTGCGACCCCGTGGACATATATCTAACTTTTAAACCATGTGGTTGTGATACGTGTACAAGCGAGTGCATGAAAAAATGTTCTGGAATGGCAGGTTTTGTGGCAATGCAGCGGTGCACAGTAGAAAATTCTTCGCAGGTGTGTGAATGTTGTTGCAAAAACAACATTCCATCAGGTTGTTTTGCGTCAAGTTGATCTGTTTCAGGAAAACTTCGTTTTGTGAACTTTTTCGTTAAGAGTCTGTTGGTCGCCGGTGTGGCATAGTCGCATAGAGTTCCATTTTAAAGTTCTTTTAGTATTTGGAATAACCTCAAATTTGTTAAAAATGGCCAATTTGAGTCCGTTTTGggttttttcatcctttcttgttatacaagttagggtttttcccaAATTTATTTGTGTCAGTCCAACTTATGATTCAAGTTTATTTATAAATTAACTAGGTATCTCTCCGGTCTACGGACCGGGACTCAACCTCTTTGATTATTTGGTGATGTACGAGTTTACGCCAATATATAATATCCGAATATTTTTGttgaattattatttttagaATGTGAAAGTGAAACTGATATGTGGATAAACATCTAGGACCTAGGTCTTAAACTTTATTTTTAAACCGTTGATGGAGGGAAGATTCGTATGGTTAGAGATGGGTTTGTTCCTGATGTACTGTATATTAAAATGGTCGCAACGTAACATAACATTTCTGCTTAGTGTACTGTCCGCCACCACTTCCCCATTTTGTTTATTTTACTCTTCCTTACTCTCGTTCATCTTGCTTTTGCAAAAATGAGCGTCCATCCCGTATCAGATCCAAAATTAAACAATATCTCAGTGGGGAAATCTTCCAGATATCATCAAGACATTCACCTTTTATCTTAAGCGTAAATTTCTAGAATTCACCTGATGGAATGATAGAAATGAAAACCCTTTTACATTCTGAGGTGTGTGGatcaatttgtttattttttttgctcCCAAATTGGTCGACATCCATTGCATATTGTGGTATTGGATGTCAAAATAAGCATCTTTCAAGTCAATAAATTTCCAGGTAAATTGTTTGAAACCCTGGAACGAATTTTATCTGCCCTTATGGTTTTGTGCCCAATTTAactttttcattttcttaatttttattctttcaaTAATATGACGTACATGATTGTTCAACTGCTAGGTGTAATTCTTGAGATACGTAAGATGTGCTTAGACATAGGTACTGTGGACTATTTGATTGGTGGTTGAATTGGGTGAAGTCCATTATGGAATCCTTGAAAAACAAAGATTGCGTTTGTACTCATCTGAGTTAGTCAGTAGAAAACAATGATTTCATAACCTTGTGAATGACTGAAATTTTTTTTGTACCTGATCACCACATGCACCTTCTTTATCAGAATATCTGCAATACATGAAATGATCAACAtagtgcttgagatagcaaagagTTTAACACATTTGCACCAACTGGAAATAATAGACTATAATGAGAAATTTATCAATGTTTCGTCCTAGTTTAAATGCCAAAATAGGATTTTGCACAAAGATTAAGAAACAtaaagagaatattttttttccacAATTACTGTAGATTAGTATTTAACGTTCCAAGTTTTTAGATGTCTAGATTTTTGTTATTTAGTTGAAAAAATCAAATTAGAGGAAATGTATAGAGAAAAGTATTTAAGAGTGTGTCTtgaaaattgaaatacacaattctCAATGTTATGACATGATTCGAAGTTAGGGGCAAATCAggataaaatgtggaaaaatAAGAAGTATAGCAAGTATTTTAggacaaaaaaaattctcaattttgaCATCTACACTAGGACGGAGGGAATAGTAGGCGCCAATGGTGAGGCATAAGTTGGATACTTTGGGTTAGCAAGATTGCAGTCACTGtctatcttttggtaatgaaCTCTTTAATTCACGTTGGAAGATTTCACACATTAGAATTTTTTAATCTCACAGTTTATGTACTAAAGTTATACAATAGTTTAGTTTGTTTCAGTTTATGCAGTATAGAAATAAGCAATCATGTTCATATTGATGGCATAACTAAGGAGAAGTTTCATGTTCATTTGGTATTAGTTCTCAATTTCCATATGCatgaccaacaaaaacaaaaaaaaaatcttagctGATCGTAGTATGGAGCTTCATTGTCACGATTCGTTGTCTCTCCCTCTAGCATAGGAGtttgaaaattttcatttttttcctgcGATGAGTAGTATCCTGCAATTACAAATAATGTGAGATCCAAGGCAATCATGAATGTCAACAGAAACATTATCTTTGTAATTTTTCTCCTTTCGTTTTGTTTTTTCCCCAGGATTTGTATTGCATGGTCGTCCAATTGATCAGTGGCTCATTGAAGGAACCATTATTTGCCGCTATAATTGTTCAGAATCTACTGGCACACCTTGGTTAGATTAATATACAGAGAGATATAAGCGGTTTTACTACCATGAGTCTCCAACTTCTCTTGCCATTTGTTGTCCGTATGTATCTATCTATTTCTGTGTATGATTTATTTTGTACATGCGCTGCCTTTTGCACTTAACATTCGTAGTTCTTGCTCCTCTCATGTGACACTTGAATATCAgtctagatttatttatttttgtctttcTTGTTCATTTGTCACTTGCAGTAACACCGCGTATTTTTTAACATGGCGCATGTTAAAGGATACGCCATgatctgagatgaagcttcatccaaaactTTCGTTGAGCagaaaaaggaacattggcccttgaCCAATGCGTTGGCAATGTTCAACCAACATTTGGACATTGGGTTGGCAGCGGTCAGCCAACATGGATAGACATTGgattggcagcggacagccaacatggctggacctCGGGTCGGAAGTGGACAGCCAACGTGGGTGAACGTCGGGTCGGCAGTGGACATTCAACATGGATGAACATCGGGTCGGcagtggacagccaacatggtTGAACGTCGGGTcggcagtggacaaccaacacAGCCAACGTGGctgaacatcgggttggcagtggataGCCAACATGGCTAAACATCGAagttggcattggcagtggaGAGCCATCTTGGCCGCTTATTCAGAAATATAGGGCAACTGCCATGAATAGTAaaatggggagttgatgaatgatttttggtcccccaattcaagttgcaaaaatgtcaagttaacatatatagggaggggtacttggttgaaggtgcatatacggaccatgcaccaagtgagatagccttagagatgtacaaccatcacggctagacattggagtggcctatgggccaaagacggaagtacaaCCATCACGCCCTTCGCATGACCTGGCTCGGGAAATGTTCGGTCGTCATGGCCGGATATTAGAACTGGCCTGTGATC comes from Papaver somniferum cultivar HN1 chromosome 7, ASM357369v1, whole genome shotgun sequence and encodes:
- the LOC113293493 gene encoding basic proline-rich protein-like — translated: MTIIRRRSPMFFTGSSVFAVFTICLIAGTEMAAAWKRDMCVDGDVYLDSQNGRKEKMDCKFCEKWCMDECSDMDLPAVSYGCRDGGDMRCKCCCGKSSPLSDPPTPPTLLPLSLNDFEGAWPHDYDICKPQEQEKYLKIKHPHGRHCLKRPECEERCQKEGLWMTRAECGAGGRAYPDPSYEWYEQCCCGKSKPPPPPLPLPPPPPPPPPPPPTPTPTPTPTPTPTPTPIHSPPPPPPSPSPLPPSPPPPPLQSCTDMSFSDLCECCLATQPKPSPQSPSPTQPIPTPPPSSQTPPPTPPVPTPPPSSQTPTPPVPTSPPSSPSPYLPSSPSPTPPVPTSPSSSPSPSLPSSPPQSLPSPSSPSPSPPPSPSLPLPSSPPPTPKNMCDPVDIYLTFKPCGCDTCTSECMKKCSGMAGFVAMQRCTVENSSQVCECCCKNNIPSGCFASS